From Terriglobales bacterium, one genomic window encodes:
- a CDS encoding putative zinc-binding metallopeptidase, which translates to MRAFETAPADVQEILNKPICDLGLRLDGSPLERFVQQLYRECERKGLKQFRPPCYLTDEWGCPSGEPVVGIPFYLANPQLSKLEREMNDLEDAREIMMYLRHEAGHAFNYAYQLYKTPEWRQLFGSFRRAYRDNYRPVPFSRSFVRHMAGWYAQKHPDEDFAETFAVWLTPGSRWRTRYKGWPAMAKLNYMNRIARKLGDTPPLRAQGDTDITVSEMRDTVADFYQQLLANDALLSDLALDPDLIDIFVASKRRRKGVRSAAEFLKQHRKALTDKVTYWSGVQRPIIKKLVEAIQTRVEQLGLRVEIAGEAEHLTNITVYTTALAMNYLARGKFAQP; encoded by the coding sequence CGCCTGGACGGCTCCCCGCTGGAGCGCTTCGTGCAGCAGCTCTACCGCGAGTGCGAGCGCAAAGGCCTGAAGCAGTTTCGCCCGCCGTGCTATCTGACGGATGAATGGGGATGCCCGTCGGGCGAGCCGGTGGTGGGCATACCGTTCTACCTGGCGAATCCGCAACTGTCCAAGTTGGAGCGGGAGATGAATGATCTCGAGGACGCACGCGAGATCATGATGTATCTCCGCCACGAAGCCGGGCACGCCTTCAACTACGCCTACCAGCTCTACAAGACGCCGGAATGGCGGCAGCTATTCGGGTCCTTCCGCCGCGCTTATCGCGATAATTACCGTCCGGTCCCATTCTCGCGAAGCTTTGTGCGACACATGGCGGGCTGGTACGCGCAGAAACATCCCGATGAGGATTTCGCCGAGACGTTTGCCGTTTGGCTGACGCCGGGTTCGCGCTGGCGCACCCGGTACAAGGGCTGGCCGGCAATGGCGAAGCTGAATTACATGAATCGCATCGCCCGCAAGCTGGGCGACACGCCGCCGCTGCGCGCGCAAGGAGACACCGACATTACGGTGTCGGAAATGCGGGACACGGTCGCCGATTTCTACCAGCAACTGCTGGCGAACGACGCCTTATTGTCGGACCTGGCCCTGGATCCCGACCTGATCGACATTTTCGTGGCATCGAAGCGGCGCCGCAAAGGGGTGCGCAGCGCCGCCGAGTTTCTGAAGCAACATCGCAAGGCCCTGACCGACAAGGTGACGTACTGGTCGGGCGTGCAGCGGCCGATCATCAAGAAGCTGGTCGAAGCCATCCAGACCCGCGTGGAGCAACTGGGACTGCGGGTCGAAATTGCTGGCGAGGCCGAACACCTGACCAACATCACCGTGTACACAACCGCGTTGGCCATGAATTACCTGGCGCGCGGCAAATTCGCGCAACCGTAG